In the Colwellia sp. 20A7 genome, one interval contains:
- a CDS encoding putative nucleotidyltransferase substrate binding domain-containing protein, whose amino-acid sequence MDTELSEIYSFIQSIPPFDSLPQPALARLIRELAINYVRKDEFLPPKGVKEARLYIVRKGALSCLSSNGELISRLGEGDLCSEFCKQILQPINNTDQSNVDPNNAPLSTEQRVKTDEDCLVYSLDAQVLKDIGEKYPSISDYFNHNSAERLKKKMSKINEEAIISSTLMNMPVSNFYHSPIAGIDVSQSIQQAAIQMTEQGYTCLVVLDNKNCVGIVTDKDIRRRCVAEGLPISTSIAEIMTRDMSTIDIKNNAYDALMTMTAKHIQHLPVTNQGQVVGMVTVTDLMNNEGHNTVNFSSIIHKAKSLEQLIEVSVLLPKLQIRLAKLGASADHVGKSISAITMSFTKRLIEMAEEKFGPPPVPYAWLAAGSQARQEQLAHSDQDNAIIICDSMKPDDDAWFESLAHFVCDGLADCGFIYCPGYIMATNDKWRQPVKNWQKYFDGWIDTPSPEALLNSSVFFDLETICGDANLLNNVRANLLKKTQNNSLFIAHLSKNALALRPPLGFFRDFVLKQNGKHKATLDLKHNGIAPIVDLARIYALSQGISAVNTIERIKQAAGSAAITQSSAENLVDAYEFLGILRVKHQANQLTKDIEPDNYLSPKELSKLEREHLKDAFKVIKTLQDSRQANF is encoded by the coding sequence ATGGACACTGAACTTTCTGAGATTTATAGCTTCATCCAAAGTATTCCGCCTTTTGACAGCTTGCCACAGCCTGCTTTAGCGCGCTTAATTAGAGAGCTAGCGATTAATTATGTTCGAAAAGATGAGTTCCTTCCGCCAAAAGGCGTGAAAGAAGCACGTCTGTATATTGTTCGCAAAGGAGCCTTAAGTTGTCTATCAAGTAATGGTGAGTTAATTTCTCGATTAGGTGAAGGTGATTTATGCAGTGAATTTTGCAAACAAATATTGCAACCGATAAACAACACAGATCAAAGTAATGTTGATCCAAATAACGCACCACTATCAACAGAACAGCGCGTAAAAACTGATGAAGACTGTTTAGTTTATAGTTTAGATGCTCAAGTATTGAAGGACATCGGCGAGAAGTATCCAAGCATTAGTGACTATTTCAATCATAACTCTGCTGAACGACTTAAGAAAAAAATGTCTAAAATCAATGAAGAAGCCATTATTTCTTCTACATTAATGAATATGCCTGTTAGTAATTTCTATCACTCTCCTATTGCCGGTATCGATGTTAGCCAAAGCATCCAACAAGCGGCAATACAAATGACAGAACAAGGTTATACCTGCTTAGTGGTATTAGATAACAAAAACTGTGTAGGAATAGTGACTGATAAAGATATACGTCGGCGCTGTGTTGCTGAAGGTTTACCCATTTCAACAAGTATCGCTGAAATAATGACTCGTGACATGAGTACTATTGATATAAAAAACAATGCTTACGATGCCTTAATGACCATGACAGCCAAACATATACAACACTTACCGGTTACTAATCAGGGTCAAGTCGTTGGTATGGTAACCGTCACCGATTTAATGAACAATGAAGGTCATAATACGGTTAATTTCTCTAGTATTATTCATAAAGCTAAAAGTTTAGAGCAATTAATAGAAGTGAGTGTGTTATTGCCTAAATTGCAAATTCGTTTAGCAAAACTAGGCGCAAGTGCTGATCATGTAGGTAAAAGTATTAGTGCTATCACTATGTCCTTTACCAAACGCCTTATTGAAATGGCAGAAGAAAAATTTGGACCACCACCGGTTCCTTATGCATGGTTAGCTGCGGGCTCACAAGCAAGACAAGAACAACTTGCTCATTCAGATCAAGACAATGCCATTATTATCTGCGACTCTATGAAGCCCGACGATGATGCTTGGTTTGAAAGTTTAGCTCACTTTGTGTGTGATGGTTTAGCCGACTGTGGCTTTATTTATTGTCCTGGTTACATTATGGCAACCAATGATAAATGGCGACAACCGGTAAAAAATTGGCAAAAATATTTCGACGGCTGGATTGATACACCAAGCCCTGAAGCATTATTAAATTCCAGCGTCTTTTTTGATTTAGAAACTATTTGTGGTGATGCTAACTTACTTAACAATGTACGAGCTAATTTACTGAAAAAAACACAAAACAATAGTTTATTTATCGCTCATTTATCCAAAAACGCTTTGGCTTTACGCCCTCCTTTGGGATTTTTTAGAGACTTTGTATTAAAACAAAATGGTAAGCACAAGGCCACGTTAGATCTTAAACATAATGGCATTGCTCCTATAGTCGATCTTGCTCGTATCTATGCACTATCCCAGGGTATTAGTGCTGTTAATACTATTGAACGCATTAAGCAAGCCGCAGGCTCTGCCGCTATTACGCAGTCATCCGCAGAAAACTTAGTAGACGCATACGAGTTTTTAGGAATATTGCGTGTAAAACATCAAGCAAATCAGCTAACCAAAGATATTGAACCTGATAATTACCTTTCTCCTAAGGAGCTATCTAAGTTAGAACGTGAACATTTAAAAGATGCTTTTAAAGTAATTAAAACACTGCAAGACTCAAGACAGGCCAACTTCTAA
- a CDS encoding exonuclease domain-containing protein — MPLNVFMNYISGYEAKRKRLLKKAPEGPLKDFLSVPFPTLDTPIHDLPILAVDFETTGLDAKKDKLLSIGFVVMEQEQIKLKSCYHQIINTTTRLKESNVIIHQITDDQKEQGQPLELVVKKLLTALTGKVMLVHFARIERQFLQQACLELYGMAPDFPIIDTLVIAKRKLDKRDVSYDPSELRLSSLRHKYQLPDHHGHNALNDAIATAELLLAQVNDKNKTEIVQLKDILL; from the coding sequence ATGCCACTCAATGTTTTTATGAACTATATTTCCGGCTATGAAGCGAAACGTAAACGATTATTAAAAAAAGCGCCCGAAGGACCACTTAAAGATTTTTTGTCAGTCCCTTTTCCCACATTAGACACCCCTATTCATGACTTGCCAATTTTAGCAGTAGACTTTGAAACTACGGGACTTGATGCTAAAAAAGATAAGCTGCTTAGTATTGGTTTTGTTGTGATGGAACAGGAACAAATAAAACTGAAATCCTGTTATCACCAGATAATAAACACAACAACAAGATTAAAAGAAAGTAATGTTATTATCCACCAAATTACCGATGACCAGAAAGAGCAAGGTCAGCCTTTGGAGCTTGTCGTTAAAAAGTTATTAACTGCATTAACCGGTAAAGTAATGCTAGTGCATTTCGCGCGAATAGAACGACAATTTTTGCAACAAGCATGCCTTGAACTTTATGGTATGGCACCCGACTTCCCCATTATAGATACCCTAGTAATAGCTAAGCGTAAATTAGATAAACGTGATGTCTCTTATGACCCATCAGAATTACGCTTATCTAGCTTACGCCACAAATATCAACTACCAGATCATCATGGACACAATGCACTTAATGATGCCATTGCAACCGCTGAGTTATTACTTGCACAAGTTAATGACAAAAACAAAACTGAAATAGTACAACTCAAAGATATTCTCTTATAG
- a CDS encoding leucyl aminopeptidase family protein — protein MHSLLNVGNTGTPLTILEKSTYTQWLKTQSQSDQNWLQQTSYQGEGLALLPSFSVGSEGSLSQAIFVVDDANHYFACGNLITQLPSSQYKLEAAPEHQQAICFAWLVGAYEFSSYKTDRKEKNLPSLAVTEQALVNNAIKYAEATALVRDLVNTPAADMMPENLGETAQSLIDTFGGKLSQIIGDDLLAQNYPTIHAVGRASVNKPRLIDFSWGDDQHPQITLVGKGVCFDSGGLDLKPSAGMRNMKKDMGGAAHVLGLARLIMSHNLPIYLRVLIPAVENAVSSNAMRPGDVITTRKGLTVEIDNTDAEGRLVLCDALAEAENDKPDLIIDFATLTGAMRVALGTELPGFFSTNDEIAEGITTAGSKISDPVWRMPLYQPYNDLFKSSIADMTNCSAGPFGGAITAALYLQKFVGKETNWVHFDVMAFNVRPLSGRPLGGEAFGIRAMFDYLQIKYN, from the coding sequence ATGCACTCATTACTTAACGTTGGAAATACCGGTACTCCACTTACCATTCTAGAAAAATCCACTTATACGCAATGGCTAAAGACACAAAGTCAAAGTGATCAGAATTGGTTACAACAAACTAGTTATCAAGGTGAAGGACTTGCGTTATTACCAAGTTTCTCTGTCGGTTCAGAAGGCTCTTTGAGCCAAGCTATTTTTGTCGTTGACGATGCTAACCATTACTTTGCTTGTGGCAACTTAATCACTCAACTTCCATCAAGTCAATATAAGCTAGAAGCTGCACCAGAACATCAACAAGCCATATGTTTTGCTTGGTTGGTTGGTGCTTACGAATTTTCATCATATAAAACAGATCGTAAAGAAAAAAATCTGCCTAGCCTCGCGGTCACTGAACAAGCATTAGTGAATAATGCAATTAAATATGCTGAAGCAACAGCACTCGTAAGAGATTTAGTGAATACACCTGCCGCTGATATGATGCCTGAGAACCTTGGTGAGACTGCGCAGTCACTAATAGATACTTTCGGTGGAAAACTATCGCAAATTATTGGCGATGATTTGCTAGCACAAAATTATCCTACGATACATGCAGTAGGTCGAGCAAGTGTAAATAAACCACGTTTAATTGACTTTTCATGGGGTGATGATCAGCACCCACAAATTACACTGGTAGGTAAAGGCGTTTGTTTTGATAGTGGCGGATTAGACTTAAAGCCATCTGCCGGCATGCGTAATATGAAAAAAGACATGGGCGGTGCCGCACATGTTTTAGGTTTAGCACGTTTAATTATGTCACATAACTTACCTATTTATTTACGTGTCCTTATCCCTGCTGTCGAAAACGCAGTTTCTAGTAATGCCATGCGCCCTGGTGATGTTATTACCACTCGTAAGGGATTAACAGTTGAAATAGACAATACTGACGCTGAGGGACGATTAGTACTTTGTGATGCTTTAGCTGAAGCAGAAAATGATAAACCTGATTTAATTATTGATTTTGCGACCTTAACTGGTGCGATGCGTGTTGCTCTAGGTACTGAATTACCGGGATTTTTCTCAACAAACGATGAAATAGCAGAAGGTATAACCACCGCTGGTAGCAAAATCAGTGACCCTGTGTGGCGTATGCCATTGTACCAACCTTACAATGATTTATTTAAAAGTAGCATTGCTGACATGACAAACTGCTCTGCCGGCCCTTTTGGTGGTGCTATTACCGCTGCTTTATATTTACAAAAATTTGTTGGTAAAGAGACTAACTGGGTACATTTTGATGTTATGGCCTTTAATGTTCGTCCTTTATCAGGTCGTCCTTTAGGAGGAGAAGCCTTTGGTATCCGCGCTATGTTTGACTATTTACAGATAAAATATAACTAA
- a CDS encoding methyl-accepting chemotaxis protein, whose product MNKLISGMLLAFLLSVPIVTIHYFSAYIFSSLLLSTITIAIISFLSIFIITKKNQPSLESTSTKASQQASNHFANIGEQMGNQVSELAINSAEISFFLTKLSEAIEKSSDDVDRLATAAEEMSMNSKQIHDNAELASQQSNQAMNASSSSSQQLHDNISVVNLLSESVNNASSKIQSLEQKALEIQSITDVIDGISSQTNLLSLNAAIEAARAGEQGRGFAVVADEVRALAGKTANATQQIGEMLKQISQETNETTTVMTTIVSQTDSVVTTLQDLSQSFTDIDNLMADSSAASNQISHALQEQDLAAAEISTSVVSLHDFLVDKSRETQHISTQAQTLSNSTESIFVHLSEFDNNTPINNMCKQAELAAQKVGELFEQSITSNKISQQQLFDFNYKPLGNSIPEKFTTSFDSFTDQNLPQIQEPLLQEFNDMIYAGAVDINGYFPTHNKCFSKPLTGNPETDMVNNRTKRLFTDPTGIRCGQHTDKFLLQTYKRDTGEIMHDVSAPIFINGKHWGGFRIGFKAK is encoded by the coding sequence ATGAATAAATTGATATCCGGCATGCTATTAGCATTTTTGCTATCTGTACCTATTGTAACTATTCATTATTTTAGCGCCTATATATTTTCCTCCTTATTGTTGTCGACAATAACCATCGCAATTATAAGCTTTTTATCAATATTTATTATCACTAAGAAAAACCAACCTTCTCTCGAAAGTACCTCAACAAAAGCATCACAACAAGCGTCAAATCACTTTGCTAATATTGGCGAGCAAATGGGTAATCAGGTCAGTGAGCTTGCGATAAACTCCGCCGAGATTAGTTTCTTTCTTACTAAATTAAGCGAAGCTATAGAAAAATCCAGTGACGATGTTGACCGTCTAGCCACAGCAGCTGAAGAAATGTCAATGAATAGCAAACAAATACATGACAATGCTGAGCTAGCCTCACAACAATCTAACCAAGCGATGAATGCAAGTTCATCAAGCTCGCAACAATTACACGATAATATTTCTGTTGTTAATCTGCTTAGTGAATCAGTCAATAATGCTTCAAGTAAAATTCAATCACTTGAACAAAAAGCATTGGAAATACAGAGTATTACTGATGTCATTGATGGCATTTCTTCCCAAACAAATTTATTATCATTGAATGCGGCAATTGAGGCCGCTAGAGCGGGAGAACAAGGACGAGGGTTTGCTGTTGTTGCCGATGAAGTACGAGCATTAGCCGGTAAAACAGCTAACGCTACCCAGCAAATAGGTGAAATGCTAAAACAAATTAGCCAAGAAACTAACGAAACCACTACCGTTATGACCACAATAGTGAGTCAAACTGACAGTGTTGTGACAACCTTACAAGACTTGTCACAATCATTTACTGATATAGATAACTTAATGGCGGATTCATCTGCTGCTAGTAACCAAATTAGTCATGCGCTACAAGAACAAGATTTGGCCGCTGCTGAAATATCAACCTCTGTTGTTAGTTTGCATGACTTTCTTGTTGATAAAAGCCGTGAAACTCAGCATATTTCAACGCAAGCGCAAACACTATCTAACAGTACAGAATCGATTTTTGTACACCTATCAGAATTTGATAACAATACGCCAATCAATAACATGTGCAAACAAGCTGAACTAGCAGCTCAAAAGGTCGGCGAGCTTTTTGAGCAAAGCATTACGTCTAACAAAATATCACAACAACAACTTTTTGATTTTAATTATAAGCCTTTAGGAAATAGTATTCCGGAAAAATTCACAACAAGTTTTGATAGCTTTACTGATCAGAATCTACCTCAAATTCAAGAACCTTTGTTGCAAGAATTCAATGATATGATTTATGCCGGTGCTGTTGATATTAATGGCTATTTTCCAACGCACAATAAATGTTTTTCTAAGCCACTAACCGGCAACCCTGAAACTGATATGGTTAATAATAGAACCAAGCGATTATTTACTGATCCTACAGGTATACGTTGTGGCCAACACACCGACAAATTTTTATTACAAACTTACAAACGTGATACAGGTGAAATAATGCATGATGTGTCTGCTCCTATTTTCATAAACGGCAAACATTGGGGCGGCTTTAGAATCGGTTTTAAAGCAAAATAA
- a CDS encoding DcaP family trimeric outer membrane transporter: protein MFKIQKSKTLLAAGLLTMASAANAGYTFDLSDDDKLTFGGYIKVDARYTDGDVSPTDYWYGSGSPTAEGGTSNFGIAVNETRFNTKYVHGDVTGFIEMDFYGDAVSGGGNEIVSNSSNPRLRHAFIQYKSILVGQTWTTFQNTSSLAEAADFGGPLNASAFIRQGQIRYTNGGLQLSLENPHSDKGDSSQDSIPDFIAKYTFKGDWGNVSVSGLARQLNTVGGSTESALGFGIAGRIKTIGKDDFRFQVHGGNTGRYVGVVAARDLVGEKAEKTTSFMMAYRHFWTDDMRSTVFYGSTDADLADTKRNHVAVNLFKDITKQLSFGAELGNFEMDELDRDSTYFQLSAKYVL from the coding sequence ATGTTTAAAATTCAAAAAAGTAAAACCTTGTTAGCGGCCGGCCTTTTAACTATGGCTAGCGCTGCGAATGCAGGCTACACCTTCGATCTTTCTGACGATGATAAATTAACCTTTGGTGGATATATTAAAGTTGATGCTCGCTACACCGATGGTGACGTTTCTCCTACAGATTATTGGTACGGTAGTGGCTCACCTACTGCAGAAGGTGGTACTTCAAACTTTGGTATTGCAGTAAATGAAACCCGCTTTAATACTAAATATGTACATGGCGATGTTACTGGTTTTATTGAAATGGACTTTTATGGTGATGCAGTTTCAGGCGGTGGTAATGAAATAGTATCTAATTCATCTAACCCGCGTTTACGCCATGCTTTTATTCAATATAAAAGTATCTTAGTGGGTCAAACATGGACAACATTTCAAAACACTAGCTCACTAGCTGAAGCCGCTGATTTCGGTGGGCCATTAAATGCTTCTGCTTTCATCAGACAAGGTCAAATCCGTTATACCAACGGTGGTTTACAACTATCTTTAGAAAATCCACATTCTGATAAAGGTGATAGTAGCCAAGATTCTATTCCAGATTTCATCGCTAAATATACCTTTAAAGGTGACTGGGGTAACGTGTCAGTGTCTGGTTTAGCACGTCAATTAAATACCGTGGGCGGTAGTACAGAATCTGCTTTAGGTTTTGGTATCGCTGGTCGAATTAAAACTATTGGAAAAGATGATTTCCGCTTCCAAGTGCATGGTGGTAACACTGGACGCTACGTTGGTGTAGTTGCTGCTAGAGATTTAGTTGGCGAGAAAGCAGAAAAAACCACTTCATTCATGATGGCTTATCGTCATTTCTGGACTGATGATATGCGTTCAACGGTATTTTATGGAAGTACAGATGCCGATTTAGCCGATACAAAACGTAATCACGTTGCTGTTAACTTATTTAAAGATATAACCAAACAGCTTTCATTTGGTGCTGAACTTGGTAACTTCGAAATGGATGAACTTGACAGAGATTCAACATACTTTCAATTATCAGCTAAATACGTTTTATAG
- a CDS encoding methyl-accepting chemotaxis protein, producing MRLLRKFTIQQRLILLLALVLSGFIILSSISLSQAYQSLLKQKYNANQQVVETAYGVVEHFHQQQSDGLLSEEQAKTQAMQVLNSLRYEDNNYFWINDFTPRIIIHPITPALNGKDVSTTKDPDGTLLFINMVNVVLDKGQGFVPYKWPKPGIDKPVNKISFVKGFTPWQWIIGSGTYIDDVDTIFETQRNSLLTYVFILILLITLLGYIIGKSIIAPTNEASDLMKDIAEGDGDLTRTLDEKAQDEISRLAHYFNEFTTKMRDSLADVANNANIVLSRAQSVANASESAQLLTQNQSDITTQVATAMEQMTSQIRDVSNNASAAENAANDAQKNTNQGKEIISNTITQMQSLSTNIDGVSQVVTSLAAESVNIGSVLDVIRGIAEQTNLLALNAAIEAARAGEQGRGFAVVADEVRTLANRTEQSTNEIQQMIQKLQAGAQEAVAAVQVSQDISNQTVEQTSKANDALSEIDKLMELISEMNTQIARATEQQTQAADEVNLRINDLAGMTDESLATSESLLDASSELRASSHSMSEVVGRFKF from the coding sequence ATGCGACTTTTACGTAAATTCACTATCCAGCAACGCCTGATATTACTTTTGGCATTAGTTTTATCTGGCTTTATTATTCTCAGCTCAATTAGCTTGTCTCAAGCATATCAATCATTATTAAAGCAAAAGTACAATGCGAATCAGCAAGTTGTTGAAACTGCATACGGTGTAGTAGAACATTTTCATCAGCAACAAAGCGATGGGCTTTTAAGTGAAGAGCAAGCCAAAACGCAAGCGATGCAAGTGCTTAACAGCCTTAGATATGAAGACAATAATTATTTTTGGATAAATGATTTTACACCTCGCATAATTATTCACCCGATCACACCAGCATTAAATGGTAAAGACGTTAGTACCACAAAAGATCCAGATGGAACCCTCCTATTTATTAATATGGTCAATGTCGTGCTAGACAAAGGTCAAGGCTTTGTCCCTTATAAATGGCCTAAACCTGGCATTGACAAGCCGGTAAATAAAATATCATTTGTTAAAGGATTTACGCCTTGGCAATGGATTATTGGATCGGGTACCTATATTGATGATGTAGATACTATATTTGAAACTCAGCGAAATTCATTACTGACTTATGTCTTTATCTTAATATTACTTATCACCCTTCTCGGTTATATTATCGGTAAAAGTATTATTGCGCCAACCAACGAAGCTTCAGACCTAATGAAAGATATTGCTGAAGGAGATGGCGATTTAACTCGTACTTTAGATGAAAAAGCACAAGATGAAATTTCACGTTTAGCGCACTATTTTAATGAGTTTACGACTAAAATGCGTGACTCCCTTGCCGATGTAGCAAACAACGCTAATATTGTACTTAGCCGTGCACAATCAGTTGCAAATGCCAGTGAAAGTGCACAGTTATTAACACAAAATCAGAGTGATATAACGACGCAAGTCGCTACTGCAATGGAGCAAATGACTTCTCAAATACGTGATGTAAGCAATAATGCTTCCGCTGCTGAAAATGCCGCCAATGATGCGCAAAAGAACACCAACCAAGGAAAAGAGATCATTTCAAATACCATCACGCAGATGCAGTCCTTATCAACCAATATTGATGGCGTTTCGCAAGTCGTAACTAGCCTTGCCGCTGAGAGTGTTAATATTGGTTCAGTACTTGATGTAATTCGTGGGATTGCTGAACAAACCAACCTGTTAGCACTCAATGCCGCTATTGAAGCCGCCAGAGCTGGAGAGCAAGGTCGTGGTTTTGCTGTCGTAGCTGATGAAGTACGAACGCTTGCGAATAGAACAGAGCAAAGTACCAATGAAATACAGCAAATGATTCAAAAATTACAAGCCGGTGCGCAAGAAGCAGTCGCGGCAGTACAAGTTAGCCAAGATATTTCTAACCAAACTGTAGAACAAACGAGTAAAGCCAATGATGCTTTATCTGAAATAGATAAACTAATGGAACTAATTTCTGAAATGAATACTCAGATAGCACGAGCGACAGAGCAACAGACTCAAGCAGCTGATGAAGTCAATTTACGTATTAATGATTTGGCCGGGATGACAGATGAATCTTTAGCAACATCAGAGTCTCTTTTAGACGCTAGTTCAGAATTAAGAGCCAGTAGCCATAGTATGTCAGAAGTAGTTGGACGTTTTAAGTTTTAA
- a CDS encoding Tex family protein, with product MSAIAEQISEQIAQELKVKTSQINAAINLLDDGSTVPFIARYRKEATEGLDDNHLRELATRLVYLRDLEARRQVILTSIKQQDKLTAELAKQINSADNKTRLEDLYLPYKPKRRTKGQIAIEAGIEPLANSLFNNWQLDPEQEAQTYLSTVVTKDAGFDDIEAILAGASAILAERFTEDANLLQKLRSHILKQAHLTSKVVKGKDKEGIKFRDYFEHSEKLKTVPSHRMLAMLRGRNEGFLQLKIDVDPSQEKGTVSSAEQIINDHLTLRLTQQKAASFLTSTVRLAWKSKLSVSLSNEILTQLREQAERQAIKVFAENLSDLLMAAPAGAKVTLGLDPGLRTGCKIAIVDATGKLLHTITIFPHAPQNHWDKSVRTLVNVCRQYKVELIAIGNGTGSRESDKLVSEVIAQFDSTTGLAKPKKMIVSEAGASVYSASEFAAKEFPDLDVSIRGAVSIARRLQDPLAELVKIDPKAIGVGQYQHDVSQSQLSQSLDDVVEDCVNAVGVDLNSASVALLTRVAGLNKTMANNIVQFRDEQGAFSNRKQLKKVARLGPKAFEQAAGFLRISGGDNPLDQCAVHPETYLIVENIIKQLNIDSADLLNSAEQLQQVNISELATEQFGEVTINEIIKELIKPNRDPRPEFKTATFADGVNNIADLEVGMVLEGVVSNVANFGAFIDVGVHQDGLVHISAITDKFISDPREIIKAGEIVKVKVVEVDAARKRISLTMRLDDSVSKNDGSGQAKPERASTQHKPQNNKPQHHNNKSQEATQRKPHKPKSQKVENAVMGNAFADAFAKLKK from the coding sequence ATGTCAGCTATTGCCGAGCAAATCAGTGAGCAAATCGCTCAAGAACTTAAAGTTAAAACCTCTCAAATTAATGCCGCTATTAACTTATTAGATGATGGGTCAACCGTACCTTTTATTGCTCGTTATAGAAAAGAGGCAACAGAAGGTTTAGATGATAATCACTTGCGTGAGCTAGCAACTCGATTGGTTTACCTTCGTGATTTAGAAGCTCGACGCCAAGTTATCTTAACCAGCATAAAACAGCAGGATAAATTGACTGCAGAGTTAGCTAAACAAATTAACAGTGCTGATAATAAAACTCGACTAGAAGATTTATATTTGCCTTACAAGCCTAAGCGTCGTACTAAAGGGCAAATTGCTATTGAAGCGGGTATTGAGCCATTAGCGAATAGCCTCTTTAACAATTGGCAGCTTGATCCTGAGCAAGAAGCGCAAACCTATTTATCTACTGTCGTTACAAAGGATGCAGGCTTTGATGATATAGAAGCTATATTAGCTGGCGCTAGTGCTATTTTGGCTGAACGTTTTACTGAAGACGCTAACCTATTACAAAAACTGCGTAGCCATATCCTTAAGCAAGCACATTTAACCAGTAAGGTTGTGAAGGGTAAAGATAAAGAAGGTATTAAATTCAGAGACTACTTTGAACACAGTGAAAAATTAAAAACAGTCCCTTCACATCGTATGCTGGCTATGTTGCGTGGCCGTAATGAGGGCTTTTTACAGTTAAAAATTGATGTTGATCCTAGTCAAGAAAAAGGTACCGTTTCTAGTGCTGAACAAATTATTAATGACCATTTAACATTACGATTAACACAGCAAAAAGCGGCTAGCTTTTTAACGAGTACGGTCCGTTTAGCCTGGAAAAGTAAATTGAGTGTTAGTTTAAGTAATGAAATTTTAACGCAGTTACGTGAACAGGCCGAGCGACAAGCAATTAAAGTGTTTGCTGAAAATTTATCAGACTTATTAATGGCAGCACCTGCTGGGGCGAAAGTAACACTAGGTTTAGATCCCGGTTTACGTACAGGTTGTAAAATTGCAATTGTAGATGCCACGGGTAAATTACTTCATACCATCACTATTTTCCCTCACGCACCCCAAAACCATTGGGATAAATCAGTACGTACCTTAGTAAATGTATGCCGTCAGTATAAAGTTGAATTGATTGCGATCGGTAATGGTACTGGATCACGTGAAAGCGATAAGTTAGTCAGTGAGGTTATTGCGCAATTTGACTCTACTACGGGGTTAGCAAAACCGAAAAAAATGATAGTAAGCGAGGCCGGGGCATCGGTTTATTCTGCCTCTGAATTCGCAGCTAAAGAGTTTCCTGACCTTGATGTTTCAATACGTGGCGCCGTGTCTATCGCAAGACGTTTACAAGACCCATTAGCCGAGTTAGTTAAGATTGATCCCAAAGCTATTGGTGTTGGTCAATATCAGCATGATGTTAGCCAAAGTCAGCTCAGTCAAAGCCTTGATGATGTTGTCGAAGATTGTGTGAATGCAGTCGGTGTCGATTTAAATTCAGCTTCAGTAGCATTATTAACACGCGTTGCTGGTTTAAATAAAACGATGGCAAATAATATTGTTCAATTTCGTGATGAGCAGGGTGCTTTTAGTAATAGAAAACAGCTAAAGAAAGTGGCTCGTTTAGGACCGAAAGCTTTTGAACAAGCGGCAGGGTTTTTACGTATTAGTGGTGGTGATAACCCGCTTGACCAGTGTGCTGTTCATCCAGAAACTTACCTTATTGTCGAAAATATTATTAAGCAACTTAATATTGATAGTGCCGACTTACTTAATAGCGCAGAGCAATTACAGCAGGTTAATATTAGCGAGTTGGCAACTGAGCAATTTGGTGAAGTGACAATTAACGAGATTATTAAAGAGCTGATCAAGCCAAATCGTGATCCTAGACCTGAATTTAAAACAGCGACTTTTGCTGATGGTGTTAATAATATAGCTGACTTAGAAGTTGGTATGGTGCTTGAGGGTGTTGTTTCGAACGTTGCTAATTTTGGTGCATTTATTGACGTTGGGGTACATCAAGATGGTTTAGTACATATTTCGGCAATTACTGATAAATTTATCAGTGATCCACGAGAAATAATAAAGGCAGGCGAAATAGTTAAAGTTAAAGTCGTGGAAGTTGATGCAGCTCGTAAACGTATTAGTTTAACTATGCGTTTAGATGATAGTGTGAGTAAAAACGATGGGAGTGGTCAGGCAAAACCTGAAAGGGCAAGTACTCAACATAAACCGCAAAATAACAAGCCTCAACATCACAATAATAAATCTCAAGAAGCTACGCAAAGAAAGCCGCATAAACCTAAAAGCCAAAAAGTGGAAAATGCCGTTATGGGCAATGCTTTTGCTGATGCTTTTGCCAAGTTAAAAAAATAA